The region ACGGTCCGGAAAAGAGAATTAAAAATGTTAAAGAAAAAACAAAAGGTAGAGTTAAAGTATATTGGAAAATGAGAAAACCTTTTTCAAAAAAATTAAAAAAAGTTTTGACTGATTTAAACTCAAAACCTCAAGAAACTATATTAATTGGTGATTTATTTTTTACAGATATTTTCGTTGGCAACAGAACTGGATTATATACCATATTGGTTAATCCTTATACATTTGAAATTGATTCCACATATAAAAAAATATCTGCATTTATATCGAAAGTCTTGTATTTTATATTTTTTTATACTCTTGGGTGGCTATTTAGAGTAATGGATTTAGCAGTACCAAATGAATTTGTTAAATCAGTTTTTGATATTGATTATAATAAATTAAAAAATAAAAATTATGAATTATTAATTTTTGATTTTGATAACACATTAACTACATGGCGCTCAGAAAAATTACCCGAAGATGTTCTAAACTTATTTGAAAAATTATCAAAAGATTTTAAGATCTTAATAGCCTCAAATGGCAAAGATCACCGATTTAACAGCATTAGAGAAATTTTAAATAAATATAATATAAATGTCATGGGATATTCATTAAAGCCTTTTCCTTTCAGAATAAAAAAGAAAATTCAGGAATTAAACATAAAACCAACACATGCAGTATTAATAGGCGATCAACTTTTTACAGATATTATAGCAGGTAACAAATCTGGATTTTATACCATAAAAGTAGAACCATTATCTTCTAAAGAAAGGATTATCACTAAAATTTTACGCTTTTTTGAAAAAATAAGCATAAAAACCATGCGCGAAAAGCCTAAATTCTAATAATTAATTTTTAAACTGGGGGGGTATTATGAGTTTTGATGAAGAAATATATGGAAATGAAGTGAAAAGCGTAACAAAATATTTATGGTTTAATACAAAAAAAAAGATTGAAATAATTCACTTAACAAATGAAGTTAGAGATTTTGTTAAGGAATCAAATATTATTGACGGGTATGTCATGGTATCCGCAATGCATTTAACGGCATCAATATATATTAATGATTGCGAAAGCGGTCTAATAGAGGATATTAAAGAATGGTTAGAAAAATTGGCTCCTCAAA is a window of Marinitoga hydrogenitolerans DSM 16785 DNA encoding:
- a CDS encoding YqeG family HAD IIIA-type phosphatase, which gives rise to MNPTTEKSKRNIYNIIPIPYEHHSTIFDIDYKKLKKLGFTTILFDYDFTLAPWKQQIDDKTLSLFNKLYEMGFKIAVVSNGPEKRIKNVKEKTKGRVKVYWKMRKPFSKKLKKVLTDLNSKPQETILIGDLFFTDIFVGNRTGLYTILVNPYTFEIDSTYKKISAFISKVLYFIFFYTLGWLFRVMDLAVPNEFVKSVFDIDYNKLKNKNYELLIFDFDNTLTTWRSEKLPEDVLNLFEKLSKDFKILIASNGKDHRFNSIREILNKYNINVMGYSLKPFPFRIKKKIQELNIKPTHAVLIGDQLFTDIIAGNKSGFYTIKVEPLSSKERIITKILRFFEKISIKTMREKPKF
- a CDS encoding secondary thiamine-phosphate synthase enzyme YjbQ, which translates into the protein MKSVTKYLWFNTKKKIEIIHLTNEVRDFVKESNIIDGYVMVSAMHLTASIYINDCESGLIEDIKEWLEKLAPQNYPYKHHRTGEINGHAHLKNLIMHHQIIVPITDGDLDLGPWQEIFYAEFDGQRRKRVILKAFGITGKR